The proteins below are encoded in one region of Bifidobacterium dentium JCM 1195 = DSM 20436:
- the uvrA gene encoding excinuclease ABC subunit UvrA: MTSDAFLAREIKKAPMKAENGSLVADLKHLPNDLKIVIQGAREHNLRNVDLEFPRNRMVVFTGLSGSGKSSLAFDTLFAEGQRRYVESLSAYARQFLGQMDKPDVDFIEGLSPAVSIDQKTTNRNPRSTVGTITEVYDYLRLLFARTGIPHCPECGSLVSAQTPQQMVDALLTYPERTRFQILAPVVRGRKGEFEDLLELLRGDGYARALIDGEMRQLSDDIKLAKQKKHTIEVVVDRLVVKDGIRQRLTDSVETALKLAKGVIVADFVDLDEKDPDRRKPFSEKRACPNGHQLELDEIEPRTFSFNAPYGACPVCTGIGYKLEIDPELVIPDPDKTLNEGAIEPWGLTKGTGEYYRHVLEGLGDEMGFNLDTPWKKLPEEVRHAIMYGRDFKVQVSYRNRWGRMREYSTGFEGVVRTLMRRHDETDSDQMKQYYESYMREVPCQACHGRRLRPEVLAVTVGDESIADVCDMAVEHSLDWINNLQLEGSAAQIAGEVVKEIRARLGFLNDVGLNYLTLSRAAKTLSGGEAQRIRLATQIGSGLVGVMYVLDEPSIGLHQRDNERLITTLHHLRDLGNTLIVVEHDEDTITNADWVIDIGPGAGEHGGEVVYSGPARKLTDAPRSITGDYLAGRREITVPESRRKVRKTKQLRVVGARENNLKDLTVNFPLGVFTCVTGVSGSGKSTLVNQILYPVLADKLNGARIVPGKYTRVEGVDQCDKVIHVDQNPIGRTPRSNPATYTGVWDKIRTLFAKTPEAQVRGYGPGRFSFNVKGGRCEACHGDGTLKIEMNFLPDVYVDCEECHGKRYNRETLEVKYNGKSVADVLDMPIEEAARFFKAYPSISRYLDTLVQVGLGYIRLGQPAPTLSGGESQRVKLATELQRRSTGKTVYILDEPTTGLHFEDVRKLLLVLQGLVDKGNTVIVIEHNLDVVKSADWIIDLGPEGGDGGGTIVTEGTPEQVIQCERSWTGKFLKGMLRA; the protein is encoded by the coding sequence ATGACCAGTGACGCGTTCCTGGCACGAGAAATCAAAAAAGCGCCGATGAAAGCCGAAAACGGTTCGCTGGTAGCTGACTTGAAACACCTGCCCAACGATCTCAAAATCGTCATCCAAGGCGCTCGCGAGCATAATCTCAGGAACGTCGATCTGGAGTTTCCTCGAAACCGTATGGTCGTATTCACCGGTTTGTCCGGATCGGGCAAGTCCTCGCTGGCGTTCGATACGCTGTTCGCCGAGGGCCAGCGTCGCTATGTCGAGTCATTGTCGGCGTATGCACGTCAGTTCCTCGGCCAGATGGACAAGCCCGACGTCGACTTCATTGAGGGACTGAGTCCGGCGGTCTCCATTGATCAGAAGACCACGAACCGTAATCCGCGTTCCACCGTCGGAACCATCACCGAAGTCTATGATTACCTGCGACTGCTGTTCGCCCGTACCGGTATTCCGCATTGTCCGGAATGCGGTTCGCTGGTCAGCGCGCAGACCCCGCAGCAGATGGTCGACGCATTGTTGACGTATCCGGAACGTACGCGATTCCAGATACTTGCGCCGGTGGTACGTGGGCGCAAAGGTGAGTTCGAGGATCTGCTGGAGCTGCTTCGCGGGGACGGCTATGCCCGTGCTCTCATCGACGGTGAGATGAGGCAGCTGTCGGATGATATCAAGCTCGCCAAGCAGAAGAAGCACACTATCGAGGTGGTGGTGGACCGTCTGGTGGTCAAAGACGGTATCCGACAGCGCCTGACCGATTCGGTGGAGACCGCGTTGAAACTCGCCAAGGGCGTGATCGTCGCCGATTTCGTCGATTTGGATGAGAAGGATCCGGACCGACGCAAGCCATTTTCCGAAAAACGGGCATGCCCGAACGGCCATCAACTGGAACTCGACGAGATCGAACCGCGTACCTTCTCCTTCAACGCCCCATATGGCGCATGCCCGGTGTGCACCGGCATCGGATACAAGCTGGAAATCGATCCGGAACTGGTGATTCCCGACCCCGATAAGACGCTCAACGAGGGCGCCATCGAACCATGGGGATTGACCAAGGGCACCGGCGAATATTATCGTCATGTGCTTGAAGGCCTTGGCGATGAGATGGGCTTCAATCTGGACACTCCGTGGAAGAAGCTTCCGGAGGAGGTCCGTCATGCCATCATGTATGGCCGTGATTTCAAGGTGCAGGTCTCATACCGTAACCGTTGGGGCCGCATGCGCGAGTATTCGACCGGTTTCGAGGGCGTGGTCCGCACGCTCATGCGCCGCCATGATGAAACCGACTCCGACCAGATGAAACAGTACTACGAATCGTATATGCGTGAAGTGCCATGCCAGGCATGCCATGGTCGTCGGTTACGTCCGGAAGTGCTGGCCGTCACCGTCGGCGACGAATCCATCGCGGACGTGTGCGACATGGCGGTCGAACACAGTCTTGACTGGATCAACAATCTGCAGCTCGAAGGCTCCGCCGCGCAGATCGCGGGAGAGGTGGTCAAGGAAATCCGTGCACGATTGGGCTTTCTCAACGATGTCGGTCTGAACTACCTGACGTTGTCACGAGCCGCCAAGACATTGTCCGGCGGCGAGGCGCAGCGCATTCGTCTGGCCACGCAGATCGGCTCGGGTCTGGTCGGCGTGATGTACGTGCTCGATGAGCCTTCCATCGGGCTGCATCAACGTGACAACGAGCGTCTGATCACCACGTTGCATCATCTCCGCGACCTCGGCAACACGCTGATCGTCGTCGAGCATGACGAAGACACCATCACGAACGCCGACTGGGTGATCGATATCGGTCCCGGCGCAGGAGAACATGGCGGGGAAGTCGTATATTCCGGCCCCGCCAGAAAACTCACCGACGCGCCGAGGTCCATCACTGGCGACTACCTTGCCGGACGTCGTGAGATCACGGTGCCCGAATCACGTCGCAAGGTGCGCAAGACCAAGCAGCTGCGCGTGGTGGGTGCCCGTGAAAACAATCTCAAGGATCTGACGGTGAACTTTCCGTTGGGAGTGTTCACCTGTGTGACGGGCGTTTCCGGATCGGGAAAATCCACGCTGGTCAACCAGATTCTCTATCCGGTCCTCGCGGACAAGCTCAACGGCGCACGTATCGTGCCTGGCAAATACACCCGTGTGGAAGGCGTCGATCAGTGCGACAAGGTGATCCATGTCGACCAGAATCCGATTGGACGCACCCCGCGCTCCAATCCGGCCACCTATACCGGCGTATGGGACAAGATTCGCACCCTGTTCGCCAAAACGCCCGAAGCGCAGGTGCGCGGATACGGTCCGGGACGATTCTCGTTCAATGTCAAGGGCGGTCGATGCGAAGCCTGCCATGGAGACGGTACGCTGAAAATCGAGATGAACTTCCTGCCGGATGTCTACGTTGACTGCGAGGAATGTCATGGCAAGCGCTACAACCGTGAGACCCTCGAGGTGAAGTACAATGGCAAATCCGTCGCCGACGTACTCGATATGCCCATCGAGGAGGCCGCTCGATTCTTCAAGGCGTATCCTTCCATCTCGCGTTATCTCGATACCTTGGTGCAGGTCGGCCTCGGATATATTCGCCTTGGACAGCCGGCCCCGACGCTGTCCGGCGGCGAATCCCAGCGCGTGAAGCTCGCCACTGAGCTGCAACGCCGTTCCACCGGCAAAACCGTGTACATTCTCGATGAGCCGACCACCGGCCTGCATTTCGAGGATGTGCGCAAACTGTTGCTCGTGCTCCAAGGATTGGTGGACAAAGGCAACACCGTCATTGTGATCGAACACAATCTCGATGTGGTGAAATCAGCGGATTGGATCATCGATCTGGGACCCGAGGGCGGTGACGGCGGCGGCACCATCGTCACCGAGGGAACGCCGGAGCAGGTCATCCAATGCGAGCGGTCCTGGACCGGCAAGTTCCTCAAAGGCATGCTGCGGGCATGA
- the uvrC gene encoding excinuclease ABC subunit UvrC — translation MMIERHSPEVWRKTAASLRDDASYAMEGDGRGVNRNGAPLLGDTRDLFRPKPSDIPARPGVYKWRDGEGRVIYVGKAKNLRNRLANYFQPLYQLHPRTQTMVLTARSLEWTVVGTELESLTLEYTWIKEFDPRFNVVFRDDKTYPYLAISSGERVPRVWITRSRKRRDTRYFGPYAKVWDLRHSLDRLLKTFPVRTCSQSVYHKAEVTNRPCLLASIGKCSAPCVGRIGVDEHRAMSEQLVGVLTGRIGKSYIAQLTREMKAASAELEFEQAARLRDQIQMLQTVIEQNAVVFDSDVDADIFGIDSDELEASVHAFFVRAGSIRGERNWSVERVEDIGDEELIADLIMQVYSEATGEAGLNIEHETVTQGTVISERRNAIGSTQSITATDAIARAQATRERNERQEQTGRADLLAPIAPVPREVVVPIEPARREDLERWLSGLRGSAVTIRVASRGDKKQLMDRASDNARQAMQRSKMSRISDMGARTTAMNDVAKALGLEQAPLRIECYDISNTVGGAFQVASMVVFEDAIAKKSEYRRFAIRGADGQGALDDLNALYETLTRRFRHGNIAGDTGESMDNEQREARTSRTCENTDPGNVPVRQNTDRRHFAYKPNLVVVDGGRPQVMAAARALEDCGVDDVAVCGLAKRLEEVWVPDDDYPIILKRQSEGMYLLQRVRDESHRFAITYHRRTRRKGALRSVLDDIPGIGESYQKRLLNHFGSVRAMREASVEDFEQVKGIGRAKAESIYHALHAQDQDRERSENIPKDGTK, via the coding sequence ATGATGATCGAACGACATAGTCCGGAGGTTTGGAGGAAAACGGCTGCGAGTCTGCGGGATGACGCTTCATATGCCATGGAAGGTGATGGCAGGGGAGTGAACAGGAACGGAGCTCCCCTGTTGGGAGACACGCGTGACCTGTTCAGGCCGAAACCATCGGATATTCCGGCACGGCCGGGCGTCTATAAATGGCGTGACGGAGAAGGTCGCGTCATCTATGTCGGCAAGGCGAAGAACCTGCGCAACCGTCTGGCCAACTACTTCCAACCGCTCTACCAATTGCATCCGCGCACGCAGACCATGGTGCTCACCGCACGTAGCCTCGAGTGGACCGTGGTCGGCACCGAACTGGAGTCGTTGACGCTGGAATACACGTGGATCAAGGAGTTCGATCCGCGGTTCAACGTGGTGTTCCGTGATGACAAGACGTATCCATATCTGGCGATTTCATCAGGGGAACGGGTTCCCCGCGTATGGATCACCCGCAGCCGCAAGCGTCGTGACACCAGATATTTCGGCCCCTATGCGAAAGTATGGGACCTGCGGCACAGTCTCGACCGATTGTTGAAGACGTTCCCCGTACGCACCTGTTCGCAGAGCGTCTACCACAAGGCCGAAGTCACGAACCGGCCATGTCTGCTGGCCTCCATCGGCAAATGTTCGGCGCCATGCGTCGGACGCATCGGCGTGGATGAACATCGTGCAATGAGCGAACAGCTTGTCGGTGTGCTCACCGGTCGAATCGGCAAATCGTACATCGCGCAGCTTACGCGAGAGATGAAGGCGGCCAGCGCCGAACTCGAATTCGAACAAGCGGCCCGGTTGCGTGATCAGATCCAGATGTTGCAGACGGTCATCGAACAGAACGCCGTGGTGTTCGACTCCGACGTCGACGCTGACATCTTCGGCATCGACTCCGACGAACTCGAAGCTTCCGTGCACGCATTCTTCGTACGCGCCGGCTCGATCCGAGGCGAGCGCAACTGGAGTGTGGAACGGGTGGAGGATATTGGCGACGAGGAGCTAATCGCCGACCTGATCATGCAGGTGTATTCGGAAGCGACGGGAGAGGCCGGCCTGAATATTGAGCATGAGACGGTGACGCAGGGTACCGTCATCTCCGAACGGCGCAATGCCATCGGATCCACGCAGTCCATAACCGCCACCGACGCCATTGCCCGGGCGCAGGCCACCCGTGAGCGTAACGAACGGCAGGAGCAGACCGGCCGGGCCGACCTGCTCGCTCCGATTGCGCCGGTGCCACGAGAGGTCGTCGTACCGATCGAACCGGCACGGCGTGAAGACCTCGAACGATGGTTGAGTGGCCTGCGCGGATCGGCAGTGACCATTCGTGTGGCCAGCCGAGGCGACAAGAAGCAGCTTATGGACCGTGCCAGCGACAACGCCAGACAGGCGATGCAGCGCAGCAAGATGAGCCGCATCAGCGATATGGGCGCGCGTACCACCGCCATGAACGATGTAGCCAAGGCCCTGGGCCTCGAACAGGCGCCGCTGCGCATTGAATGCTATGACATCTCCAACACCGTCGGAGGCGCCTTCCAGGTCGCTTCGATGGTGGTGTTCGAAGATGCCATCGCAAAGAAGTCCGAATACCGCAGGTTCGCCATCCGCGGCGCGGACGGGCAAGGTGCATTGGACGATTTGAACGCGCTGTATGAAACGCTGACCCGCCGGTTCCGACACGGCAATATCGCGGGCGATACCGGCGAAAGCATGGACAACGAACAACGGGAGGCACGAACATCCCGGACCTGCGAAAATACCGACCCGGGCAACGTTCCCGTCCGGCAGAACACGGACCGTCGCCACTTCGCGTATAAGCCGAATCTCGTGGTGGTCGACGGTGGCAGGCCCCAGGTCATGGCGGCCGCCCGCGCCCTGGAGGATTGCGGCGTCGATGATGTGGCCGTCTGCGGTCTGGCCAAGCGTCTTGAAGAGGTGTGGGTGCCTGACGATGACTATCCGATCATCCTCAAACGTCAATCGGAAGGCATGTACCTGCTGCAACGTGTACGTGACGAATCACATCGTTTCGCCATCACCTATCACCGCCGAACCCGGAGGAAGGGAGCATTGCGATCGGTCCTCGATGATATTCCCGGTATCGGCGAATCCTATCAGAAACGATTGCTCAATCATTTCGGCTCGGTTCGTGCCATGCGTGAG